In one window of Arachis ipaensis cultivar K30076 chromosome B06, Araip1.1, whole genome shotgun sequence DNA:
- the LOC107645325 gene encoding UPF0496 protein At1g20180 isoform X2 — MMTHTWSLCCPTPTLTRTTPGRSEKECDGQESLCVKANVNEEYLEAFRTKSYIEICNKAQGQLGRTIRRSPLLSSNNNSPSTNNSSSSTLPFCKHLTEFLLDPRQENITSMAETTKVHHLLVNYFESSLEACHCCDQILQGLHSMRLSYGRIKRVVKISKMVLDEDCNNNGDQQQQIQKDVIYRELASFALQNNPLSIQFHDIHQRFMELLHRLRSKRVKIQRKLTWKSICKKVAGIGLVTAHSAIVVALLVLCFHSIVGLVAAPGILGGFFGWLIKRIFKRKNSKNGRIRRSYCERLCEQLDVAAKGIYIVINELNTVSRMVMRLHDEVEHRRVIAQVCVRNYGKSEILRQVLRDLNDNQSSFLDQLEELENHIYFCFLTINRSRSLLLQEITQDL; from the exons ATGATGACACACACTTGGTCCCTTTGTTGTCCTACTCCAACGTTAACAAGAACAACGCCCG GTAGATCAGAGAAAGAATGTGATGGGCAAGAGAGCTTGTGTGTGAAGGCAAACGTGAATGAAGAATACTTAGAAGCATTTAGAACTAAGTCATACATAGAAATATGCAACAAAGCACAAGGCCAACTTGGGAGAACAATAAGAAGATCACCACTATTGTCTTCAAATAACAATTCTCCATCAACAAATAATTCATCTTCTTCTACCCTTCCATTCTGCAAGCACCTCACAGAGTTCTTGCTTGATCCAAGGCAAGAGAACATAACAAGCATGGCTGAGACCACCAAAGTTCACCATCTCCTTGTGAACTACTTTGAATCCAGCTTAGAAGCCTGCCATTGTTGCGACCAAATCCTCCAAGGGCTCCACTCCATGAGACTCTCTTATGGAAGAATAAAGAGGGTTGTTAAGATAAGCAAAATGGTTCTTGATGAAGACTGCAACAACAATGGAGACCAACAACAACAAATCCAAAAGGATGTTATCTATAGAGAGCTTGCTTCTTTTGCATTGCAGAACAACCCTTTGTCCATTCAATTCCACGACATTCATCAAAG GTTCATGGAGCTGTTGCATAGGCTGAGATCAAAGAGAGTGAAGATTCAGAGGAAACTAACATGGAAGAGCATATGCAAGAAGGTGGCAGGGATTGGTCTTGTGACAGCACACAGTGCTATAGTTGTTGCATTATTGGTGCTTTGTTTTCACAGCATTGTGGGGTTGGTGGCTGCACCAGGAATTCTAGGGGGATTTTTTGGTTGGTTGATAAAGAGAATATTCAAAAGGAAGAATAGTAAGAATGGAAGAATTAGGAGAAGTTACTGTGAGAGGCTGTGTGAGCAACTAGATGTGGCAGCAAAAGGGATATATATAGTGATAAATGAGTTGAACACAGTGAGTAGGATGGTGATGAGGCTGCATGATGAGGTGGAGCATAGGAGGGTCATTGCACAAGTGTGTGTCAGGAACTATGGAAAGTCTGAGATACTTAGGCAGGTTCTTAGGGACTTGAATGACAATCAATCAAGCTTTTTGGATCAGTTGGAGGAGCTTGAGAACCATATTTACTTTTGCTTTCTCACCATTAACAGATCAAGGAGCCTCCTTCTCCAAGAAATTACCCAGGATTTATAA
- the LOC107645325 gene encoding UPF0496 protein At1g20180 isoform X1 — MMTHTWSLCCPTPTLTRTTPAGRSEKECDGQESLCVKANVNEEYLEAFRTKSYIEICNKAQGQLGRTIRRSPLLSSNNNSPSTNNSSSSTLPFCKHLTEFLLDPRQENITSMAETTKVHHLLVNYFESSLEACHCCDQILQGLHSMRLSYGRIKRVVKISKMVLDEDCNNNGDQQQQIQKDVIYRELASFALQNNPLSIQFHDIHQRFMELLHRLRSKRVKIQRKLTWKSICKKVAGIGLVTAHSAIVVALLVLCFHSIVGLVAAPGILGGFFGWLIKRIFKRKNSKNGRIRRSYCERLCEQLDVAAKGIYIVINELNTVSRMVMRLHDEVEHRRVIAQVCVRNYGKSEILRQVLRDLNDNQSSFLDQLEELENHIYFCFLTINRSRSLLLQEITQDL, encoded by the exons ATGATGACACACACTTGGTCCCTTTGTTGTCCTACTCCAACGTTAACAAGAACAACGCCCG CAGGTAGATCAGAGAAAGAATGTGATGGGCAAGAGAGCTTGTGTGTGAAGGCAAACGTGAATGAAGAATACTTAGAAGCATTTAGAACTAAGTCATACATAGAAATATGCAACAAAGCACAAGGCCAACTTGGGAGAACAATAAGAAGATCACCACTATTGTCTTCAAATAACAATTCTCCATCAACAAATAATTCATCTTCTTCTACCCTTCCATTCTGCAAGCACCTCACAGAGTTCTTGCTTGATCCAAGGCAAGAGAACATAACAAGCATGGCTGAGACCACCAAAGTTCACCATCTCCTTGTGAACTACTTTGAATCCAGCTTAGAAGCCTGCCATTGTTGCGACCAAATCCTCCAAGGGCTCCACTCCATGAGACTCTCTTATGGAAGAATAAAGAGGGTTGTTAAGATAAGCAAAATGGTTCTTGATGAAGACTGCAACAACAATGGAGACCAACAACAACAAATCCAAAAGGATGTTATCTATAGAGAGCTTGCTTCTTTTGCATTGCAGAACAACCCTTTGTCCATTCAATTCCACGACATTCATCAAAG GTTCATGGAGCTGTTGCATAGGCTGAGATCAAAGAGAGTGAAGATTCAGAGGAAACTAACATGGAAGAGCATATGCAAGAAGGTGGCAGGGATTGGTCTTGTGACAGCACACAGTGCTATAGTTGTTGCATTATTGGTGCTTTGTTTTCACAGCATTGTGGGGTTGGTGGCTGCACCAGGAATTCTAGGGGGATTTTTTGGTTGGTTGATAAAGAGAATATTCAAAAGGAAGAATAGTAAGAATGGAAGAATTAGGAGAAGTTACTGTGAGAGGCTGTGTGAGCAACTAGATGTGGCAGCAAAAGGGATATATATAGTGATAAATGAGTTGAACACAGTGAGTAGGATGGTGATGAGGCTGCATGATGAGGTGGAGCATAGGAGGGTCATTGCACAAGTGTGTGTCAGGAACTATGGAAAGTCTGAGATACTTAGGCAGGTTCTTAGGGACTTGAATGACAATCAATCAAGCTTTTTGGATCAGTTGGAGGAGCTTGAGAACCATATTTACTTTTGCTTTCTCACCATTAACAGATCAAGGAGCCTCCTTCTCCAAGAAATTACCCAGGATTTATAA
- the LOC107645326 gene encoding probable cinnamyl alcohol dehydrogenase 6: MAETTPNHTQTVSGWAAHDSSGNITPYTFKRRENGVNDVSIEILYCGICHTDIHYVKNEWGITRYPVVPGHEIVGVVSKVGREVKGFKEGDRVGVGCLAATCLECEYCKSDQENYCDKLEFTYNGVFWDGSITYGGYSKMLVADYRYVVHVPENLPMDATAPLLCAGVTVFSPLKDHGLVESRGKSIGIVGLGGLGHVAVKFAKAFGHHVTVISTSPSKEVEAKERLGADHFIVSSNPKQMQGAKRSLDFILDTVSAEHSLLPLLELLKVNGTLFIVGAPDKPFQLPAFPLIFGKRSIKGGIIGGIKETQEMLDVCGKHNITCDIELITPDRINEALQRLANNDVRYRFVIDIGAATSNN; encoded by the exons ATGGCTGAGACCACACCCAATCACACACAAACAGTTTCTGGATGGGCTGCTCATGATTCTTCTGGCAACATAACCCCCTACACTTTCAAAAGAag AGAGAACGGTGTTAATGACGTGAGCATAGAGATCTTGTACTGCGGGATTTGCCACACGGACATTCACTACGTGAAAAATGAATGGGGAATCACAAGGTACCCGGTTGTTCCGGGGCACGAGATCGTTGGGGTGGTAAGCAAGGTGGGGAGGGAAGTGAAGGGATTCAAAGAAGGAGACAGAGTAGGAGTGGGGTGTTTGGCAGCAACATGCTTGGAATGTGAGTATTGCAAGTCCGATCAGGAGAACTACTGCGACAAACTTGAGTTCACTTACAATGGAGTTTTCTGGGATGGTAGCATCACTTATGGTGGCTACTCAAAAATGCTGGTCGCTGATTACAG ATACGTGGTACATGTGCCGGAGAATCTGCCAATGGACGCAACGGCACCACTGCTGTGTGCTGGAGTGACGGTGTTCAGTCCCTTGAAAGACCACGGTTTGGTTGAATCGCGAGGGAAAAGCATTGGCATTGTGGGCTTGGGTGGTCTTGGACACGTGGCTGTCAAGTTTGCCAAGGCCTTTGGACACCATGTCACTGTCATAAGCACTTCTCCTTCCAAAGAGGTGGAGGCTAAGGAGCGTTTGGGAGCCGACCATTTCATAGTGAGTTCCAACCCCAAGCAAATGCAGGGTGCCAAGAGAAGCCTTGATTTCATTTTGGACACTGTTTCAGCTGAGCACTCTCTTTTGCCCCTTTTGGAATTGCTCAAAGTTAATGGCACTTTGTTTATTGTGGGTGCACCCGATAAGCCATTCCAATTGCCCGCATTTCCATTGATCTTTG GGAAGAGATCAATCAAAGGTGGGATCATAGGAGGAATAAAAGAAACCCAGGAAATGTTGGACGTTTGTGGGAAGCACAACATCACATGTGACATTGAATTAATCACTCCAGACAGAATCAACGAAGCTCTTCAACGTCTTGCTAACAATGATGTCCGCTACCGTTTCGTCATTGACATCGGTGCTGCCACCTCTAATAACTAA
- the LOC107645324 gene encoding la-related protein 1B isoform X1, producing the protein MVNTTESSSNHHSPPMTAVPPESDSPKFPRKNLPSPWAQVVRGAEPESTAGTPQSPPPPPPSSASSSSSLAASVASVPEQLPSSDSSSPKAVAVSPPVDNRSVVAAPPDSSDGGEGNAGRSKKPAWNKPSNGVVSEAGLVMGGSWPALSESTKGTPKLAAEPSSKTALDASLSTSQGPVTSNSPQRQATSHAKPNSATTYNIPNRQRPMKRGGGSSVGSGPSSSGFPNVAPPPPPFPVYPVPAPAIGYGNVMPGAPDHSPRDHYRRNTWDARPPVGNFVPPMTEHRGSSRRGNFGSHPRGDGSYHNNYGSRRDHDRANYGNARDAHVHQPGGILRHPPPNAPSFVNPAHVGSSPYANHMGFHGPDLLYVSPVQVDPMRSMPFFPSTPTPPSPPPPPTMFFHAETSSPLNNMIIKQIEYYFSDANLVKDEYLRSNMDEQGWVPITLIANFPRVKNLTSNIPLILDSLRGSAIVEVQGDKLRRHNEWMRWLPAAHLRSDSSSISTGGPNFNNLAANFQTITLEEAAKIEGTVESSGVTQISNGDDSAALVNKN; encoded by the exons ATGGTTAACACAACGGAATCTTCCTCTAACCACCACTCCCCGCCGATGACGGCGGTGCCACCTGAATCCGACAGCCCCAAGTTCCCGCGAAAAAATCTCCCTTCTCCATGGGCTCAGGTTGTCCGCGGCGCCGAGCCTGAATCCACTGCCGGGACTCCCCAATCGCCGCCGCCACCGCCACCATCGTctgcctcctcctcctcctcccttgctGCCAGCGTCGCGTCAGTCCCGGAGCAGCTGCCTTCTTCAGATTCCTCCTCCCCAAAGGCAGTAGCTGTCTCGCCGCCGGTGGACAACAGGAGTGTTGTGGCAGCTCCTCCCGATAGCTCCGATGGCGGTGAGGGCAATGCGGGTAGGTCTAAGAAACCCGCTTGGAACAAGCCTTCAAACGGCGTCGTATCTGAGGCCGGTCTTGTGATGGGAGGGTCATGGCCTGCTCTGTCTGAATCTACCAAAGGGACTCCCAAATTGGCGGCTGAACCATCTTCCAAGACTGCCTTAGATGCATCGCTCTCCACATCTCAG GGTCCTGTAACTTCGAACTCTCCCCAAAGACAAGCTACTAGCCATGCAAAACCCAACTCTGCAACAACTTATAACATACCTAATAGGCAAAGACCAATGAAGCGTGGAGGTGGCAGCAGCGTTGGGTCTGGTCCTTCTTCAAGCGGCTTTCCCAATGTTGCGCCACCTCCACCGCCCTTTCCTGTATACCCAGTTCCTGCACCTGCAATTGGTTACGGTAATGTCATGCCGGGAGCTCCAGACCATTCTCCAAGAGATCATTATCGTCGTAATACCTGGGATGCAAGACCACCTGTTGGGAATTTTGTGCCTCCAATGACTGAACATCGGGGTTCATCTCGCCGGGGTAATTTTGGGTCCCATCCTAGGGGAGATGGCTCCTATCATAATAATTATGGTAGTAGGCGTGATCATGATCGTGCCAATTATGGGAATGCTAGAGATGCTCATGTACACCAACCAGGGGGAATATTGAGGCACCCACCACCGAATGCTCCTTCATTTGTTAACCCTGCACATGTTGGATCCTCACCCTATGCTAACCACATGGGCTTCCATGGTCCAG ACTTATTATATGTTTCACCAGTACAAGTAGATCCCATGAGGAGCATGCCATTCTTTCCTTCCACTCctactcctccttctcctcctcctcctcctacgATGTTCTTCCATGCAGAAACTTCTTCTCCTCTTAACAATATGATTATCAAGCAAATTGAATACTACTTTAG TGATGCTAATTTAGTAAAAGATGAATATTTAAGGTCCAACATGGATGAACAGGGTTGGGTTCCCATTACGTTGATAGCAAACTTTCCTCGC GTTAAAAATTTAACAAGTAACATCCCATTGATACTGGATTCATTAAGAGGTTCAGCTATTGTTGAAGTGCAA GGTGACAAGCTAAGGAGGCATAATGAGTGGATGAGATGGCTGCCAGCTGCTCATCTTCGGTCAGATTCCAGTTCAATATCTACTGGTGGaccaaatttcaataaccttGCAGCTAATTTTCAAACAATCACCTTGGAAGAAGCAGCTAAAATTGAAGGTACAGTCGAGTCGTCTGGTGTTACTCAAATCTCAAATGGTGATGATTCTGCTGCTCTTGTCAACAAGAATTAG
- the LOC107645324 gene encoding la-related protein 1C isoform X2, translating to MVNTTESSSNHHSPPMTAVPPESDSPKFPRKNLPSPWAQVVRGAEPESTAGTPQSPPPPPPSSASSSSSLAASVASVPEQLPSSDSSSPKAVAVSPPVDNRSVVAAPPDSSDGGEGNAGRSKKPAWNKPSNGVVSEAGLVMGGSWPALSESTKGTPKLAAEPSSKTALDASLSTSQGPVTSNSPQRQATSHAKPNSATTYNIPNRQRPMKRGGGSSVGSGPSSSGFPNVAPPPPPFPVYPVPAPAIGYGNVMPGAPDHSPRDHYRRNTWDARPPVGNFVPPMTEHRGSSRRGNFGSHPRGDGSYHNNYGSRRDHDRANYGNARDAHVHQPGGILRHPPPNAPSFVNPAHVGSSPYANHMGFHGPDLLYVSPVQVDPMRSMPFFPSTPTPPSPPPPPTMFFHAETSSPLNNMIIKQIEYYFSDANLVKDEYLRSNMDEQGWVPITLIANFPRGDKLRRHNEWMRWLPAAHLRSDSSSISTGGPNFNNLAANFQTITLEEAAKIEGTVESSGVTQISNGDDSAALVNKN from the exons ATGGTTAACACAACGGAATCTTCCTCTAACCACCACTCCCCGCCGATGACGGCGGTGCCACCTGAATCCGACAGCCCCAAGTTCCCGCGAAAAAATCTCCCTTCTCCATGGGCTCAGGTTGTCCGCGGCGCCGAGCCTGAATCCACTGCCGGGACTCCCCAATCGCCGCCGCCACCGCCACCATCGTctgcctcctcctcctcctcccttgctGCCAGCGTCGCGTCAGTCCCGGAGCAGCTGCCTTCTTCAGATTCCTCCTCCCCAAAGGCAGTAGCTGTCTCGCCGCCGGTGGACAACAGGAGTGTTGTGGCAGCTCCTCCCGATAGCTCCGATGGCGGTGAGGGCAATGCGGGTAGGTCTAAGAAACCCGCTTGGAACAAGCCTTCAAACGGCGTCGTATCTGAGGCCGGTCTTGTGATGGGAGGGTCATGGCCTGCTCTGTCTGAATCTACCAAAGGGACTCCCAAATTGGCGGCTGAACCATCTTCCAAGACTGCCTTAGATGCATCGCTCTCCACATCTCAG GGTCCTGTAACTTCGAACTCTCCCCAAAGACAAGCTACTAGCCATGCAAAACCCAACTCTGCAACAACTTATAACATACCTAATAGGCAAAGACCAATGAAGCGTGGAGGTGGCAGCAGCGTTGGGTCTGGTCCTTCTTCAAGCGGCTTTCCCAATGTTGCGCCACCTCCACCGCCCTTTCCTGTATACCCAGTTCCTGCACCTGCAATTGGTTACGGTAATGTCATGCCGGGAGCTCCAGACCATTCTCCAAGAGATCATTATCGTCGTAATACCTGGGATGCAAGACCACCTGTTGGGAATTTTGTGCCTCCAATGACTGAACATCGGGGTTCATCTCGCCGGGGTAATTTTGGGTCCCATCCTAGGGGAGATGGCTCCTATCATAATAATTATGGTAGTAGGCGTGATCATGATCGTGCCAATTATGGGAATGCTAGAGATGCTCATGTACACCAACCAGGGGGAATATTGAGGCACCCACCACCGAATGCTCCTTCATTTGTTAACCCTGCACATGTTGGATCCTCACCCTATGCTAACCACATGGGCTTCCATGGTCCAG ACTTATTATATGTTTCACCAGTACAAGTAGATCCCATGAGGAGCATGCCATTCTTTCCTTCCACTCctactcctccttctcctcctcctcctcctacgATGTTCTTCCATGCAGAAACTTCTTCTCCTCTTAACAATATGATTATCAAGCAAATTGAATACTACTTTAG TGATGCTAATTTAGTAAAAGATGAATATTTAAGGTCCAACATGGATGAACAGGGTTGGGTTCCCATTACGTTGATAGCAAACTTTCCTCGC GGTGACAAGCTAAGGAGGCATAATGAGTGGATGAGATGGCTGCCAGCTGCTCATCTTCGGTCAGATTCCAGTTCAATATCTACTGGTGGaccaaatttcaataaccttGCAGCTAATTTTCAAACAATCACCTTGGAAGAAGCAGCTAAAATTGAAGGTACAGTCGAGTCGTCTGGTGTTACTCAAATCTCAAATGGTGATGATTCTGCTGCTCTTGTCAACAAGAATTAG
- the LOC107645324 gene encoding la-related protein 1C isoform X3: MVNTTESSSNHHSPPMTAVPPESDSPKFPRKNLPSPWAQVVRGAEPESTAGTPQSPPPPPPSSASSSSSLAASVASVPEQLPSSDSSSPKAVAVSPPVDNRSVVAAPPDSSDGGEGNAGRSKKPAWNKPSNGVVSEAGLVMGGSWPALSESTKGTPKLAAEPSSKTALDASLSTSQGPVTSNSPQRQATSHAKPNSATTYNIPNRQRPMKRGGGSSVGSGPSSSGFPNVAPPPPPFPVYPVPAPAIGYGNVMPGAPDHSPRDHYRRNTWDARPPVGNFVPPMTEHRGSSRRGNFGSHPRGDGSYHNNYGSRRDHDRANYGNARDAHVHQPGGILRHPPPNAPSFVNPAHVGSSPYANHMGFHGPDLLYVSPVQVDPMRSMPFFPSTPTPPSPPPPPTMFFHAETSSPLNNMIIKQIEYYFSDANLVKDEYLRSNMDEQGWVPITLIANFPRVKNLTSNIPLILDSLRGSAIVEVQVSS; the protein is encoded by the exons ATGGTTAACACAACGGAATCTTCCTCTAACCACCACTCCCCGCCGATGACGGCGGTGCCACCTGAATCCGACAGCCCCAAGTTCCCGCGAAAAAATCTCCCTTCTCCATGGGCTCAGGTTGTCCGCGGCGCCGAGCCTGAATCCACTGCCGGGACTCCCCAATCGCCGCCGCCACCGCCACCATCGTctgcctcctcctcctcctcccttgctGCCAGCGTCGCGTCAGTCCCGGAGCAGCTGCCTTCTTCAGATTCCTCCTCCCCAAAGGCAGTAGCTGTCTCGCCGCCGGTGGACAACAGGAGTGTTGTGGCAGCTCCTCCCGATAGCTCCGATGGCGGTGAGGGCAATGCGGGTAGGTCTAAGAAACCCGCTTGGAACAAGCCTTCAAACGGCGTCGTATCTGAGGCCGGTCTTGTGATGGGAGGGTCATGGCCTGCTCTGTCTGAATCTACCAAAGGGACTCCCAAATTGGCGGCTGAACCATCTTCCAAGACTGCCTTAGATGCATCGCTCTCCACATCTCAG GGTCCTGTAACTTCGAACTCTCCCCAAAGACAAGCTACTAGCCATGCAAAACCCAACTCTGCAACAACTTATAACATACCTAATAGGCAAAGACCAATGAAGCGTGGAGGTGGCAGCAGCGTTGGGTCTGGTCCTTCTTCAAGCGGCTTTCCCAATGTTGCGCCACCTCCACCGCCCTTTCCTGTATACCCAGTTCCTGCACCTGCAATTGGTTACGGTAATGTCATGCCGGGAGCTCCAGACCATTCTCCAAGAGATCATTATCGTCGTAATACCTGGGATGCAAGACCACCTGTTGGGAATTTTGTGCCTCCAATGACTGAACATCGGGGTTCATCTCGCCGGGGTAATTTTGGGTCCCATCCTAGGGGAGATGGCTCCTATCATAATAATTATGGTAGTAGGCGTGATCATGATCGTGCCAATTATGGGAATGCTAGAGATGCTCATGTACACCAACCAGGGGGAATATTGAGGCACCCACCACCGAATGCTCCTTCATTTGTTAACCCTGCACATGTTGGATCCTCACCCTATGCTAACCACATGGGCTTCCATGGTCCAG ACTTATTATATGTTTCACCAGTACAAGTAGATCCCATGAGGAGCATGCCATTCTTTCCTTCCACTCctactcctccttctcctcctcctcctcctacgATGTTCTTCCATGCAGAAACTTCTTCTCCTCTTAACAATATGATTATCAAGCAAATTGAATACTACTTTAG TGATGCTAATTTAGTAAAAGATGAATATTTAAGGTCCAACATGGATGAACAGGGTTGGGTTCCCATTACGTTGATAGCAAACTTTCCTCGC GTTAAAAATTTAACAAGTAACATCCCATTGATACTGGATTCATTAAGAGGTTCAGCTATTGTTGAAGTGCAAGTAAGTTCCTAA
- the LOC107646231 gene encoding GDSL esterase/lipase At1g73610-like, producing MYNKLFCDCEKMVSVVALVFLGTMFALVAATNGGQYPALFAFGDSILDTGNNNHLATLTKSNFPPYGRDFIGGKPTGRFCDGKVPSDLIAGDLGIKGTLPAYLDPNLRNEDLSTGVSFASGGTGNDDLTAQTQGALSLSTQMKNFQECIGRLRAFMGEERAKYIISNSLYLLSSGNNDIALTYSSPLRSTIPFPLYASQLVGWASDFLKQLYDAGARKVWVLSTLPLGCLPGGRTVAGGPLRLCSDTVNREAQLFNDQLASAVNSLQGTLSGSAFQFIDIYAALLNIIQNPFSSGFLNVANGCCGTGLVEIGETCKLALGSCPNPAAYVFWDAGHPTQRAYEVIVSSILPK from the exons atGTATAATAAGTTATTCTGTGACTGTGAGAAAATGGTGAGTGTTGTTGCTTTGGTTTTCTTGGGCACCATGTTTGCATTAGTAGCAGCAACAAATGGTGGACAGTATCCAGCATTATTTGCATTTGGAGATTCGATTCTTGATACCGGAAATAACAACCACCTTGCAACTTTAACCAAGTCTAATTTTCCTCCGTACGGAAGAGATTTTATTGGAGGAAAACCAACAGGAAGATTCTGTGATGGGAAAGTCCCATCAGATCTTATAG CGGGAGATCTTGGAATCAAAGGCACGTTACCTGCATATCTTGATCCAAATTTGCGGAATGAAGATCTTTCCACGGGTGTAAGCTTTGCCTCAGGTGGAACAGGAAATGATGATCTCACCGCTCAAACACAG GGTGCTTTATCACTATCGACACAAATGAAAAATTTCCAAGAGTGCATAGGAAGGCTGAGAGCATTTATGGGAGAAGAAAGAGCGAAGTACATCATATCAAACAGCTTGTATCTGCTTTCATCAGGAAACAATGATATTGCACTCACTTATTCTTCACCACTCAGAAGCACCATACCTTTCCCTTTATACGCTTCTCAATTAGTTGGCTGGGCCTCGGATTTTCTCAAG CAACTATACGATGCCGGAGCAAGAAAAGTGTGGGTTCTGAGTACATTGCCATTGGGGTGCTTGCCGGGAGGTAGAACTGTAGCAGGAGGACCTTTAAGATTGTGTTCTGATACTGTTAACAGAGAAGCTCAATTATTCAATGATCAATTAGCATCGGCTGTTAATTCTTTGCAAGGCACACTTTCTGGTTCTGCTTTTCAATTCATTGATATCTATGCTGCTCTGCTTAATATCATACAAAATCCTTTTAGTTCAG ggTTTCTAAATGTTGCAAATGGATGTTGTGGGACTGGACTGGTTGAGATTGGAGAGACATGTAAGTTAGCACTTGGTTCGTGCCCAAATCCTGCAGCATATGTTTTCTGGGACGCTGGTCATCCAACTCAAAGAGCCTATGAGGTCATAGTCTCTTCTATACTGCCAAAATAG
- the LOC107646230 gene encoding GDSL esterase/lipase At1g73610-like, which translates to MYEMLRERVVRFIVLVLLGSKVAMRAEGVGQYPALFAFGDSILDTGNNNLLATVTKSNFPPYGRDFNGGRPTGRFGNGRVLSDIIAGALGIKDILPAYLDPSLSNEDLVTGVCFASAGSGLDDATARAQGGVLTMSAQLENFRAYIGRLKSVVGEAGANSIISNALFLISAGNNDVAFTFNTLKIAMPFPLYTNQLIGWNNAFLQGLYQLGARKVWALSTLPLGCLPAGRTTAGGPLRVCAEAANGEARIFNAQLASSLQSLQSTLPGSSLRFIDVFTPFLNIIQNPVASGFVNAANGCCGTGTYEVAETCNMLVPSCPNPASYVFWDAAHPSQAAYERVVASILSSKPKLNNYNASTYY; encoded by the exons ATGTATGAGATGTTGCGTGAGAGAGTGGTGAGGTTTATTGTTTTGGTATTATTGGGAAGCAAAGTTGCAATGAGAGCAGAAGGTGTCGGACAATATCCGGCATTATTTGCATTTGGAGACTCAATCCTTGATACCGGAAATAACAACCTCCTTGCAACAGTAACTAAGAGTAATTTCCCTCCGTACGGTAGGGATTTTAATGGAGGAAGACCAACCGGAAGATTCGGTAACGGCAGAGTCTTATCAGATATCATag CTGGGGCTTTGGGAATCAAGGACATATTACCAGCATATCTTGACCCATCCTTGAGCAACGAAGACCTTGTAACCGGCGTGTGCTTTGCTTCTGCGGGAAGTGGGCTTGATGATGCGACGGCCCGAGCACAGGGAGGAGTCTTGACCATGTCGGCCCAGCTAGAAAATTTCAGAGCCTACATTGGAAGGCTGAAATCAGTTGTTGGAGAAGCAGGAGCCAATTCCATAATTTCAAATGCCCTCTTTCTTATCTCTGCCGGAAACAACGACGTTGCCTTCACTTTTAATACCTTGAAGATTGCCATGCCATTCCCTCTTTACACGAATCAATTAATTGGGTGGAACAACGCTTTTCTGCAGGGCCTATATCAACTTGGAGCAAGAAAAGTGTGGGCTCTAAGCACATTGCCATTGGGGTGTTTACCTGCTGGGAGAACCACAGCGGGAGGACCCTTAAGGGTTTGTGCTGAGGCCGCCAATGGAGAAGCACGCATCTTCAATGCCCAATTAGCATCATCTCTTCAGTCTTTGCAGTCCACCCTCCCTGGCTCTTCCCTTCGATTCATTGATGTCTTCACTCCATTTCTTAATATCATACAGAATCCTGTTGCTTCAGGGTTTGTAAACGCTGCAAATGGATGTTGTGGGACTGGAACATATGAGGTGGCAGAGACATGTAATATGCTAGTTCCTTCGTGTCCAAATCCTGCATCTTATGTTTTCTGGGATGCTGCCCATCCATCTCAAGCAGCTTACGAACGCGTCGTGGCTTCTATATTATCATCCAAACCCAAACTTAATAATTATAATGCTTCCACCTATTATTAA